A window of the Equus przewalskii isolate Varuska chromosome 10, EquPr2, whole genome shotgun sequence genome harbors these coding sequences:
- the LUC7L3 gene encoding luc7-like protein 3 isoform X17 gives MISAAQLLDELMGRDRNLAPDEKRSNVRWDHESVCKYYLCGFCPAELFTNTRSDLGPCEKIHDENLRKQYEKSSRFMKVGYERDFLRYLQSLLAEVERRIRRGHARLALSQNQQSSGAAGPTGKNEEKIQVLTDKIDVLLQQIEELGSEGKVEEAQGMMKLVEQLKEERELLRSTTSVMWVIQRLQLSDEISTLPG, from the exons ATGATTTCGGCCGCGCAATTGCTGGATGAGTTAATGGGCCGAGACCGAAACCTCGCCCCGGACGAGAAGCGCAGCAACGTGCGGTGGGACCACGAGAGC GTTTGTAAATATTATCTCTGTGGTTTTTGTCCTGCGGAATTGTTCACAAACACTCGTTCTGATCTTG gtccaTGTGAAAAAATTCATGATGAAAATCTACGAAAACA GTATGAGAAGAGTTCTCGTTTTATGAAAGTTGGCTATGAGAGAGATTTTCTGCGATACTTACAGAGCTTACTTGCAGAAGTAGAACGTAGAATTAGACGAGGCCATGCTCGTTTGGCATTATCTCAAAACCAGCAGTCCTCTGGG GCAGCTGGCCCAACaggcaaaaatgaagaaaaaattcagGTTCTGACAGATAAAATTGATGTACTCCTGCAGCAG ATTGAAGAATTAGGATCTGAAGGAAAAGTAGAAGAAGCCCAGGGAATGATGAAATTAGTTGAACagttaaaagaagagagagaattgctTAGGTCTACAACCTCG GTGATGTGGGTAATTCAGCGGTTGCAGTTGAGTGATGAGATCTCAACACTTCCTGGATGA